A single Curtobacterium sp. MCSS17_015 DNA region contains:
- a CDS encoding helix-turn-helix transcriptional regulator — MQTRRLNGTALQVIRELAGLRHGQLAKRAEVDPGYLTKLENGARQPSPAVMRRLADSLGVSLEAISYPVITQEAA, encoded by the coding sequence ATGCAGACACGACGACTGAACGGGACGGCCCTCCAGGTCATCCGCGAACTCGCGGGTCTCCGTCACGGGCAGCTCGCCAAGCGTGCGGAGGTCGACCCCGGCTACCTCACCAAGCTCGAGAACGGCGCACGACAGCCGTCCCCCGCTGTCATGCGCAGGCTCGCTGACTCCCTTGGGGTCTCGCTGGAAGCAATCAGCTACCCGGTCATCACGCAGGAGGCTGCATGA
- a CDS encoding helix-turn-helix transcriptional regulator produces the protein MAFVITGESLRSAREAAHLTQQQVADRVGVSLRTVGNWERSSDDAVPRKWWSDVRRFLPKADIDVAMKLPPQINMDIDGDDFQSDLRASVRRIFGDGPLNGEQIQNLSDMYDGAAEALDWAELATASGVDPELIRQLTASVVSIVIDSGTYSVFNATKSHDPLQEIIFRASQIAARADANSTRKDSFRSRISFPKPSVSPPGEDDEAGIETEAEVQSAYGESAHRGPRKADEPHAE, from the coding sequence ATGGCGTTCGTGATCACAGGAGAGTCGTTGAGGAGCGCGCGCGAAGCAGCCCACCTCACCCAGCAGCAGGTAGCAGATCGGGTGGGCGTATCTCTCCGAACCGTAGGCAATTGGGAGCGCAGCAGCGACGACGCAGTGCCTCGAAAGTGGTGGTCGGACGTGAGGCGCTTCCTCCCCAAGGCGGACATCGATGTGGCAATGAAGTTGCCTCCACAGATCAACATGGACATCGACGGCGACGACTTTCAGTCGGACCTTCGAGCATCCGTCCGCCGGATCTTTGGTGACGGTCCCCTCAACGGAGAGCAGATTCAAAACCTGTCGGATATGTACGACGGGGCAGCGGAAGCGCTGGACTGGGCGGAGCTCGCTACCGCAAGCGGCGTGGATCCAGAACTCATTCGTCAGCTGACTGCGTCGGTTGTCTCTATCGTGATCGACTCCGGCACCTACTCCGTTTTCAATGCGACGAAGAGTCACGACCCGCTGCAGGAGATCATCTTCCGGGCGTCGCAGATCGCAGCAAGAGCGGACGCAAACTCGACCCGGAAGGACTCCTTCCGGTCTCGCATCAGCTTCCCGAAGCCGAGCGTCTCACCTCCGGGCGAAGACGACGAGGCCGGCATTGAGACCGAGGCTGAGGTGCAGTCGGCCTATGGCGAGTCGGCACACCGAGGACCGAGAAAGGCGGATGAGCCGCACGCTGAATGA
- a CDS encoding site-specific integrase — protein MPRKRDSGDGALYAIRGGKLWRAVIDDGFHPDGRRRQRMVTSKTKEGARRKLDAIKDQIKQHGSALDTKTTVQQWSDHWLETVGKPNLKPNTLLSYESVARNWIVPTIGTKKVAFLKPSDVRIMTKAVADAGRSSSTSRKAFQVLSLMLESARVEGIAARNVCEDVDAPAQAASNRGALSTEAALSVLQVAAEHDDGTRWWVALLGGLRQGERLGARLASLDLDSPTPTLGVEWALSEVPFEHGCGEDPDGGWKCGKSRAGSCRARRLRIPDGFEYEQLNGRLCLIRPKSGKPRYVPLMPALAEALRRYLVSTADRPNPYGLVWRKPNGEPYLWGEDEQSWRDLLFEAGVIEEEHLAPGSPVPTTHWARHTTATVLMELGVDAKIIGEIVGHQSEAVTRRYQHVSSAAARDAMDKLGSHFALRV, from the coding sequence GTGCCGAGGAAGCGAGATTCCGGAGACGGAGCGCTCTACGCCATCCGTGGCGGCAAGCTCTGGCGTGCGGTGATCGATGATGGGTTCCACCCGGACGGCCGCCGGCGGCAGCGCATGGTGACGTCGAAGACGAAGGAGGGGGCTCGGCGGAAGCTTGACGCCATCAAGGACCAGATCAAGCAGCACGGCTCCGCCCTCGACACGAAGACCACCGTGCAGCAATGGTCGGACCACTGGCTCGAGACGGTCGGGAAGCCGAACCTGAAGCCGAACACTCTCCTCTCCTACGAGTCGGTGGCGCGGAACTGGATCGTGCCAACCATCGGTACGAAGAAGGTCGCGTTCCTCAAGCCCTCTGACGTCCGGATTATGACGAAGGCCGTGGCCGACGCCGGACGGTCCTCGTCGACGTCGCGGAAGGCGTTCCAGGTCCTGTCCCTGATGCTCGAGTCGGCGCGTGTCGAGGGCATCGCAGCGAGGAACGTCTGCGAGGACGTCGACGCACCCGCGCAGGCTGCGTCCAACCGGGGCGCTCTGAGCACCGAGGCGGCCCTGAGCGTGCTGCAGGTGGCTGCGGAGCACGACGATGGCACGCGCTGGTGGGTGGCGCTGCTCGGCGGCCTCCGACAGGGCGAGCGCCTCGGCGCGCGGCTCGCCTCCCTGGACCTGGACTCCCCGACGCCGACGCTCGGCGTCGAGTGGGCGCTGTCCGAAGTGCCGTTCGAGCACGGATGCGGTGAGGACCCTGACGGCGGGTGGAAGTGCGGGAAGTCTCGCGCCGGATCGTGTCGCGCTCGCCGCCTCCGCATCCCGGACGGATTCGAGTACGAGCAGCTCAACGGTCGCCTCTGCCTGATCCGACCGAAGTCCGGCAAGCCCCGGTACGTCCCACTCATGCCGGCGCTCGCCGAAGCGCTGCGCCGGTACCTGGTCAGCACGGCCGATCGCCCCAACCCGTACGGCCTCGTGTGGCGCAAGCCGAACGGTGAACCGTACCTGTGGGGCGAGGACGAGCAGAGCTGGCGCGACCTACTGTTCGAGGCTGGCGTCATCGAGGAGGAGCACCTGGCCCCGGGGTCGCCGGTGCCGACGACGCACTGGGCCCGCCACACCACCGCGACCGTCCTCATGGAGCTCGGCGTCGACGCGAAGATCATCGGCGAGATCGTGGGCCACCAGTCGGAGGCAGTGACTCGGCGCTACCAGCACGTGTCATCGGCCGCCGCCCGAGACGCGATGGACAAGCTTGGTTCCCACTTCGCACTTCGCGTCTAG
- a CDS encoding NAD-dependent succinate-semialdehyde dehydrogenase — MFIGGSWRPSSSGATFDVRDPSTGAVLANVADATPEDGVAALDAAVAAQEDWAATAPRRRSDLLRRAFDLVHEHAEDIAAVMTLEMGKPLAESRGEVVYGAEFLRWFSEEAVRIGGDYRTNPEGTGRGIVLKRPVGPVYAITPWNFPLAMATRKIAPALAAGCTVVLKPADLTPLTTLYLVELFRRAGLPDGVLNVVPSSDAKALSAPVIADRRLRKLTFTGSTPVGSALLKQAADNVLKTSMELGGNAPLLVFDDADLERAVDAAMQAKFRNVGEACTAANRFFVQEGIADDFTAALSARVDALRIGRGTEEGTDIGPLIDDRAVDKAASLVDDAVERGARLVSGGQRVARSGTYYAPTLLDDVQPGSDILTTEIFGPVVSITRFATEEEGIRLANDTEYGLVAYAFTEDIRRGQRLAERLETGMLGWNTGVVSNAAFPFGGVKASGLGREGSHEGLEEYLETVYVLTPDPFAA, encoded by the coding sequence CTGTTCATCGGAGGGTCCTGGCGACCGTCGTCGAGCGGGGCGACGTTCGACGTCCGCGACCCCTCGACCGGAGCCGTCCTCGCGAACGTCGCGGACGCCACCCCGGAGGACGGGGTCGCAGCCCTCGATGCCGCCGTCGCCGCGCAGGAGGACTGGGCAGCCACCGCGCCCCGCCGCCGGTCCGACCTGCTCCGCCGCGCCTTCGACCTGGTGCACGAGCACGCCGAGGACATCGCCGCGGTGATGACGCTCGAGATGGGCAAGCCGCTCGCCGAGTCACGGGGCGAGGTCGTCTACGGAGCCGAGTTCCTCCGCTGGTTCTCGGAGGAGGCCGTGCGCATCGGCGGCGACTACCGCACCAACCCGGAGGGCACCGGTCGGGGGATTGTCCTCAAGCGCCCGGTCGGACCGGTGTACGCGATCACGCCGTGGAACTTCCCGCTCGCGATGGCCACCCGGAAGATCGCGCCGGCACTCGCAGCCGGGTGCACGGTGGTGCTGAAGCCGGCGGACCTCACCCCGCTGACGACCCTGTACCTCGTCGAGTTGTTCCGTCGTGCCGGCCTGCCGGACGGCGTGCTCAACGTCGTGCCGTCCTCGGACGCGAAGGCGTTGTCCGCACCCGTCATCGCGGACCGCCGCCTCCGCAAGCTCACGTTCACCGGGTCCACCCCGGTCGGGTCGGCGCTCCTCAAGCAGGCGGCCGACAACGTCCTCAAGACGAGCATGGAGCTCGGCGGCAACGCCCCGCTGCTGGTCTTCGACGACGCCGACCTCGAGCGCGCCGTCGACGCGGCCATGCAGGCGAAGTTCCGGAACGTGGGGGAGGCCTGCACCGCCGCCAACCGCTTCTTCGTGCAGGAGGGCATCGCCGACGACTTCACCGCCGCGCTCTCGGCCCGTGTCGACGCGCTGCGCATCGGTCGGGGCACGGAGGAGGGCACCGACATCGGTCCGCTCATCGACGACCGTGCGGTGGACAAGGCGGCGTCGCTCGTCGACGACGCGGTCGAGCGTGGAGCCCGGCTGGTCTCGGGTGGGCAGCGGGTCGCGCGCTCGGGCACGTACTACGCGCCGACGCTCCTCGACGACGTGCAGCCCGGTTCGGACATCCTCACGACCGAGATCTTCGGCCCGGTCGTGTCGATCACGCGCTTCGCGACCGAGGAGGAGGGCATCCGGCTCGCCAACGACACCGAGTACGGCCTGGTGGCCTACGCCTTCACGGAGGACATCCGACGTGGGCAGCGGCTGGCCGAGCGGCTCGAGACGGGCATGCTCGGGTGGAACACCGGGGTCGTGTCGAACGCGGCGTTCCCGTTCGGCGGCGTGAAGGCCTCCGGTCTGGGCCGCGAGGGGTCGCACGAGGGCCTCGAGGAGTACCTGGAGACGGTCTACGTGCTCACGCCCGACCCCTTCGCCGCCTGA
- a CDS encoding Gfo/Idh/MocA family oxidoreductase, producing the protein MAVRWGVLGTGGIARSFVGDCTAAGVEFVAVGSRTEERARTFADEYGIPRAHGDYAALVADDQVDAVYVATPHSRHAEDALLAIEAGKHVLVEKAFTITAAEARRVRDAAKARGVLVVEAMWTRFLPQTAMMRRVVAEGRIGTPRLVQATHHQALPTDPRHRLNDPALGGGALLDLGVYPVSFAVDVLGVPTALVASGTLSDQGVDTQMGIVMTHEGGAQSTVHFALDLRSPNGASIIGTEGRIDLDPTWCTPTTWRIRDADGVVVEEFDGREELAGYGHEALAFEAAVTAGAAHGGPVEIAAGGPADIEHTVAVMAVMDEARRQVGVRYPADDEG; encoded by the coding sequence ATGGCCGTTCGATGGGGAGTGCTCGGGACCGGTGGCATCGCCCGGTCGTTCGTCGGTGACTGCACCGCCGCGGGGGTGGAGTTCGTCGCGGTCGGTTCGCGCACCGAGGAACGTGCCCGCACCTTCGCCGACGAGTACGGCATCCCGCGAGCGCACGGTGACTACGCCGCCCTCGTGGCCGACGACCAGGTGGACGCGGTGTACGTGGCGACGCCGCACTCGCGGCACGCCGAGGACGCGCTCCTCGCGATCGAGGCCGGCAAGCACGTCCTCGTCGAGAAGGCCTTCACGATCACGGCCGCCGAGGCACGACGGGTCCGCGACGCAGCGAAGGCCCGGGGTGTCCTCGTCGTCGAGGCGATGTGGACCCGGTTCCTGCCGCAGACGGCGATGATGCGTCGGGTCGTCGCCGAGGGCCGCATCGGGACGCCGAGACTCGTGCAGGCAACCCACCACCAGGCCCTGCCGACGGACCCGCGCCACCGGCTCAACGACCCGGCGCTCGGTGGCGGGGCACTGCTCGACCTCGGGGTCTACCCGGTCTCGTTCGCGGTCGACGTGCTCGGCGTCCCGACGGCGCTCGTCGCGTCGGGCACCCTGAGCGACCAGGGTGTCGACACCCAGATGGGCATCGTGATGACGCACGAGGGCGGTGCGCAGTCGACCGTGCACTTCGCGCTCGACCTCCGGAGTCCGAACGGCGCGTCGATCATCGGCACCGAGGGTCGGATCGACCTCGACCCGACCTGGTGCACGCCGACGACCTGGCGCATCCGGGACGCCGACGGCGTGGTCGTCGAGGAGTTCGACGGGCGCGAGGAGCTCGCCGGGTACGGACACGAGGCCCTCGCCTTCGAGGCGGCGGTCACGGCGGGCGCCGCGCACGGCGGACCCGTCGAGATCGCCGCGGGCGGTCCGGCCGACATCGAGCACACCGTCGCCGTGATGGCGGTCATGGACGAGGCGCGCCGGCAGGTCGGCGTGCGGTACCCGGCGGACGACGAGGGCTGA
- a CDS encoding isochorismatase family protein — MARALLITDVQNDFTEGGALAVDGGAAVAERITAFLRRHADEYDLVVASRDWHDATGDNGGHFAGSDGPDFRTTWPVHCVADTPGAEYHPALDLSFVDVHVRKGQGEPAYSAFEGTTDTGADLVDVFFDREVHTLDVVGIATDHCVRASALDGVHAGLDVFVHEDLVVGVDPAASEAALEEIRDEGGHTGRSDMDEGRQRPGGAVL; from the coding sequence ATGGCCAGGGCACTGCTCATCACCGACGTCCAGAACGACTTCACCGAGGGCGGCGCGCTCGCGGTCGACGGGGGAGCGGCGGTGGCCGAACGGATCACCGCCTTCCTGCGACGGCACGCCGACGAGTACGACCTCGTCGTCGCGTCCCGCGACTGGCACGACGCCACCGGGGACAACGGCGGGCACTTCGCCGGATCCGACGGACCGGACTTCCGGACCACCTGGCCGGTGCACTGCGTCGCGGACACGCCGGGCGCCGAGTACCACCCGGCGCTCGACCTGTCCTTCGTCGACGTGCACGTGCGGAAGGGCCAGGGCGAACCGGCGTACTCCGCCTTCGAGGGGACGACCGACACCGGTGCCGACCTGGTCGACGTCTTCTTCGACCGCGAGGTCCACACCCTCGACGTCGTCGGCATCGCCACCGACCACTGCGTCCGTGCGTCGGCGCTCGACGGAGTGCACGCGGGCCTCGACGTGTTCGTCCACGAGGACCTCGTCGTCGGTGTCGACCCCGCGGCCAGCGAGGCGGCGCTCGAGGAGATCCGTGACGAGGGCGGCCACACCGGCCGCAGCGACATGGACGAGGGGCGGCAGCGCCCGGGAGGAGCGGTCCTGTGA
- a CDS encoding ABC transporter ATP-binding protein: MSNPFARPKPTDGPRATFGRLLSYLFENKPAMVVIIVLSILGAAASLAQPLLVNQVVTAVQEGTGMSTLVWALVVLVLVAGVLNGVQHFLLQRAGEGVVLSTRRKLIARILNLPISEFDVRRTGDLVSRVGSDTTLLRAVLTQGLIESIGGALTFVGAVVAMAVIDPLLLVVVVVIVIVAVVVVGGLSRRIRVASKAAQEKVGDLTAAVERGIGAVRTIRAAGATAREVSEVDQHATEAYRRGLVIARMSAFVVPVASIVMQVAFIAVLGIGGAQVAAGQITIATLITFILLLFMMVMPLGQALGAVVAVAQALGALGRIEEILHLPTEDQDDAAVHPAAAVATDDAITFEHVTFRYAATPDAVGADGAAGSGDLSAPAPAAGGTGDEQAVLHDVSFSVPRGSRVALVGPSGAGKSTTLALIERFYDPTEGVIRLGGLDVRGLDRAELRAQIGYVEQDAPVLAGTLRANLLLGSPDASESECVRVLEAVNLGDVLHRDPRGLDAQVGEDGVMLSGGERQRLAIARALLAAPPILLLDESTSSLDGVNEQKMRLAIDAVAADRTLLVIAHRLSTVVDSDVIVVLEHGRVVGSGTHSELVQSTPLYRDLAKHQLLV, encoded by the coding sequence ATGAGCAACCCGTTCGCACGCCCGAAGCCGACCGACGGGCCCCGCGCCACCTTCGGTCGACTGCTGTCCTACCTGTTCGAGAACAAGCCGGCGATGGTCGTCATCATCGTGCTGAGCATCCTCGGCGCCGCGGCCTCCCTCGCCCAGCCGTTGCTCGTCAACCAGGTCGTCACCGCGGTGCAGGAGGGCACCGGGATGTCGACGCTCGTGTGGGCGCTCGTCGTGCTCGTGCTCGTCGCCGGCGTGCTCAACGGGGTGCAGCACTTCCTGCTCCAGCGCGCCGGAGAGGGCGTCGTGCTGTCGACACGGCGGAAGCTCATCGCCCGCATCCTCAACCTGCCGATCTCCGAGTTCGACGTGCGGCGGACCGGTGACCTGGTGTCCCGCGTCGGCAGCGACACCACACTCCTCCGCGCGGTCCTGACGCAGGGCCTCATCGAGTCGATCGGCGGCGCCCTCACCTTCGTCGGCGCGGTCGTCGCGATGGCCGTCATCGACCCGTTGCTGCTCGTCGTGGTCGTCGTGATCGTCATCGTCGCGGTCGTCGTCGTCGGCGGCCTCAGCCGGCGCATCAGGGTCGCGTCGAAGGCCGCGCAGGAGAAGGTCGGCGACCTCACGGCGGCGGTCGAGCGCGGCATCGGGGCCGTGCGCACCATCCGCGCGGCCGGCGCGACCGCGCGCGAGGTCAGCGAGGTCGACCAGCACGCGACCGAGGCCTACCGTCGCGGGCTCGTGATCGCCCGGATGTCCGCCTTCGTCGTCCCGGTCGCGAGCATCGTCATGCAGGTCGCGTTCATCGCCGTGCTCGGCATCGGCGGCGCGCAGGTCGCCGCGGGGCAGATCACCATCGCGACCCTCATCACCTTCATCCTGCTGCTCTTCATGATGGTCATGCCGCTCGGTCAGGCACTCGGCGCGGTCGTCGCCGTGGCACAGGCCCTCGGTGCGCTCGGCCGCATCGAGGAGATCCTGCACCTGCCGACGGAGGACCAGGACGACGCCGCCGTCCACCCGGCCGCGGCGGTCGCGACCGACGACGCCATCACCTTCGAGCACGTCACGTTCCGCTACGCCGCCACCCCGGACGCCGTGGGTGCGGACGGGGCCGCCGGGTCCGGGGACCTCAGCGCTCCGGCTCCCGCCGCCGGTGGCACCGGTGACGAGCAGGCCGTCCTGCACGACGTGTCCTTCAGCGTGCCACGCGGGTCGCGGGTCGCCCTCGTCGGTCCGTCGGGTGCCGGCAAGTCGACCACCCTCGCGCTCATCGAGCGCTTCTACGACCCCACCGAGGGTGTCATCCGTCTCGGCGGACTCGACGTGCGCGGACTCGACCGTGCCGAACTCCGGGCGCAGATCGGGTACGTCGAGCAGGACGCTCCGGTGCTCGCCGGCACCCTCCGCGCGAACCTGCTGCTCGGGTCGCCGGACGCCTCCGAGTCCGAGTGCGTCCGGGTGCTCGAGGCGGTGAACCTCGGCGACGTGCTGCACCGCGACCCGCGTGGGCTCGACGCCCAGGTCGGTGAGGACGGCGTGATGCTCTCCGGCGGTGAGCGTCAGCGCCTCGCGATCGCGCGCGCCCTGCTCGCCGCTCCCCCGATCCTCCTGCTCGACGAGTCGACGTCCTCGCTCGACGGTGTCAACGAGCAGAAGATGCGCCTGGCGATCGACGCCGTGGCCGCGGACCGGACGCTGCTCGTCATCGCGCACCGGCTGTCCACCGTCGTCGACTCGGACGTCATCGTGGTCCTGGAGCACGGCCGGGTCGTCGGCAGCGGCACGCACTCCGAGCTCGTGCAGAGCACGCCGCTCTACCGCGACCTGGCGAAGCACCAGCTGCTCGTCTGA
- a CDS encoding D-alanyl-D-alanine carboxypeptidase, whose protein sequence is MSEQSPQPSTGGPVSRSVAALRASAHRRPVPWAAGGLVAVLVVGSGGAVAVGAATGDQPRPAVSASASRTVTASPTSTVTPSASTTPTATAVPSATPTPTPTPTAAARTCSIAGAASASGLGRFEGYVMDAATGEELFSRNGGTPAQTGSVMKTLTSATALAVLGGGHTIPTTVTDEGGGTIALVGHGDATLSAGNGTVYPGAPTLPQLAQQVKARLGATPVRTIVADGTWWSEADAWHPTWPVSERTIGYQPEVTALMVDGDRANPAAATSPRSEDPIGRAGEAFRTALVDAGVVGAATAPITKRATTSQTTIAQVQSQPVSTLIGQMIPNSDNTLAEMLARVSSKEAGAGGTAASLTGVYASALRGYGVDPAGITIIDGSGESAANAVSPSFVAHLMVPVTTGAKGLGTLAGVLPVSGVSGTLSSRFTGANADARGKVHAKTGWIDSANTLGGYIDAADGTKLTFAFYAIGSSRAAALPALDAVTAAAYRCGGSLAAS, encoded by the coding sequence ATGTCCGAGCAGTCACCCCAGCCGTCCACCGGCGGCCCCGTCTCCCGTTCCGTCGCGGCACTCCGCGCCTCCGCGCACCGACGACCCGTGCCGTGGGCGGCCGGCGGCCTCGTCGCGGTCCTCGTCGTGGGCTCCGGGGGCGCGGTGGCGGTGGGCGCGGCGACCGGGGACCAGCCGCGCCCCGCGGTGTCCGCCAGCGCCTCCCGGACGGTCACCGCCAGCCCGACGTCGACCGTGACACCGTCGGCATCCACCACGCCGACCGCCACGGCGGTGCCGAGTGCGACCCCCACGCCCACCCCGACCCCGACCGCTGCCGCACGGACCTGCTCGATCGCCGGTGCCGCGTCCGCGAGCGGCCTCGGCCGCTTCGAGGGGTACGTCATGGACGCCGCCACGGGCGAGGAGCTGTTCTCGCGGAACGGTGGCACCCCGGCGCAGACCGGCAGCGTCATGAAGACCCTCACGAGCGCGACGGCCCTCGCGGTGCTCGGCGGCGGCCACACGATCCCGACGACCGTCACCGACGAGGGCGGCGGCACGATCGCCCTGGTCGGCCACGGCGACGCGACCCTGTCGGCGGGCAACGGCACCGTCTACCCGGGCGCCCCGACCCTCCCGCAGCTCGCGCAGCAGGTGAAGGCCCGGCTCGGTGCCACGCCCGTGCGCACGATCGTGGCCGACGGCACCTGGTGGAGCGAGGCCGACGCCTGGCACCCGACCTGGCCGGTGAGCGAGCGGACGATCGGGTACCAGCCCGAGGTCACCGCGCTCATGGTCGACGGCGACCGAGCGAACCCCGCCGCTGCGACCTCGCCCCGGTCCGAGGACCCGATCGGTCGGGCCGGGGAGGCCTTCCGGACGGCCCTGGTGGACGCCGGGGTCGTCGGGGCCGCGACGGCGCCGATCACGAAGCGGGCGACGACCTCGCAGACCACGATCGCGCAGGTGCAGTCGCAGCCGGTGTCGACGCTCATCGGGCAGATGATCCCGAACTCGGACAACACCCTCGCCGAGATGCTCGCCCGGGTCTCGTCGAAGGAGGCCGGTGCCGGCGGGACCGCGGCCTCGCTCACGGGTGTCTACGCATCGGCCCTGCGCGGGTACGGCGTCGACCCCGCAGGCATCACGATCATCGACGGGTCCGGCGAGAGCGCGGCGAACGCGGTGTCACCGTCGTTCGTCGCCCACCTCATGGTGCCGGTCACCACGGGGGCGAAGGGGCTCGGGACGCTCGCCGGGGTGCTCCCGGTCTCCGGCGTCTCCGGGACCCTGTCGAGCCGGTTCACCGGGGCGAACGCCGACGCCAGGGGCAAGGTGCACGCCAAGACCGGGTGGATCGACAGCGCGAACACGCTCGGCGGGTACATCGACGCCGCGGACGGTACCAAGCTGACGTTCGCGTTCTACGCGATCGGGTCGTCGCGGGCCGCTGCGCTGCCGGCGCTCGACGCCGTGACGGCCGCGGCGTACCGGTGCGGCGGGTCGCTCGCCGCCTCCTGA
- a CDS encoding alpha-glucosidase, whose translation MTEPEPWWTGAVVYQVYPRSFADGNGDGVGDLAGLRKHLDHIADLGVDVIWLSPVYRSPQADNGYDISDHEDIDPLFGTIDEFDALLVEVHRRGMRLVMDLVVNHSSDQHPWFRAARRSRTCPKHDWYIWRDPVDGHEPNDWRAAFDGPAWSWDPGTGQYYLHMFTPQQPDLNWENPDMREAVYEMMNRWLDRGVDGFRMDVINHIAKDDDALSGDSDAYVMQPRIHEHLQEMHERVFAGRDALLTVGEMPGVTVEDAALFTDPERHELDMVFQFEHVGLDHAPASKFTRQETDLPALKASLARWQTGLEARGWNSLYLSNHDQPRPVSRFGAAARSAADGPGSGTDPFAFRYESATLLATVLHLHRGTPYVYQGDEIGMVDAGFTAIEQYRDVESLNWFRGAVGRGMPTASALEALAFRSRDNARTPIPWDDSEPAGGFSTAQPWIGMGQGWPRITVAADRAAGDRSVYEHHRRLIDLRHRSRTVRLGTFALLEPEHPALWAFTRSLPAASARDEDDPPLVVVANLSASELVLPAGVAGRAGDLVLGNLGEPDSAGRLRPWEARVHECR comes from the coding sequence GTGACCGAACCGGAACCGTGGTGGACGGGAGCCGTCGTCTACCAGGTCTACCCGCGGAGCTTCGCCGACGGGAACGGGGACGGGGTCGGCGACCTCGCCGGGCTCCGGAAGCACCTCGACCACATCGCCGACCTCGGGGTGGACGTCATCTGGCTCTCCCCCGTCTACCGCTCCCCGCAGGCCGACAACGGCTACGACATCTCCGACCACGAGGACATCGACCCGCTGTTCGGCACGATCGACGAGTTCGACGCGCTGCTCGTCGAGGTGCACCGACGGGGCATGCGACTCGTCATGGACCTCGTCGTCAACCACTCCAGCGACCAGCACCCCTGGTTCCGCGCCGCACGGCGCTCGCGCACCTGCCCGAAGCACGACTGGTACATCTGGCGGGACCCGGTGGACGGCCACGAGCCCAACGACTGGCGCGCCGCGTTCGACGGGCCGGCGTGGTCGTGGGACCCCGGCACGGGTCAGTACTACCTGCACATGTTCACACCGCAGCAGCCGGACCTCAATTGGGAGAACCCGGACATGCGTGAAGCCGTGTACGAGATGATGAACCGCTGGCTCGACCGCGGCGTCGACGGCTTCCGGATGGACGTCATCAACCACATCGCGAAGGACGACGACGCGCTCTCCGGCGACAGCGACGCGTACGTCATGCAGCCGCGGATCCACGAGCACCTGCAGGAGATGCACGAGCGGGTGTTCGCCGGTCGGGACGCGCTGCTCACCGTCGGGGAGATGCCGGGCGTCACCGTCGAGGACGCCGCGCTGTTCACGGACCCCGAGCGACACGAGCTCGACATGGTGTTCCAGTTCGAGCACGTCGGCCTCGACCACGCGCCGGCGTCGAAGTTCACCCGCCAGGAGACCGATCTGCCGGCGCTGAAGGCCTCACTCGCGCGGTGGCAGACCGGGCTCGAAGCGCGCGGGTGGAACTCGTTGTACCTGTCGAACCACGACCAGCCGCGGCCGGTGTCACGGTTCGGGGCGGCGGCGCGGTCGGCGGCGGACGGTCCAGGGTCCGGGACGGACCCGTTCGCGTTCCGGTACGAGTCGGCGACGCTGCTCGCCACCGTGCTGCACCTGCACCGCGGCACGCCGTACGTGTACCAGGGCGACGAGATCGGCATGGTCGACGCCGGGTTCACCGCGATCGAGCAGTACCGGGACGTCGAGTCGCTCAACTGGTTCCGTGGGGCCGTCGGCCGGGGCATGCCGACGGCGTCGGCGCTCGAGGCCCTCGCCTTCCGGAGTCGCGACAACGCCCGCACGCCGATCCCCTGGGACGACAGCGAACCCGCCGGCGGGTTCTCGACCGCGCAGCCGTGGATCGGGATGGGTCAGGGCTGGCCGCGGATCACGGTCGCTGCCGACCGCGCCGCCGGGGACCGCTCGGTGTACGAGCACCACCGCCGCCTGATCGACCTGCGGCACCGGTCACGGACCGTGCGACTCGGGACCTTCGCGCTGCTCGAGCCGGAGCACCCTGCACTGTGGGCGTTCACGCGGTCGCTTCCCGCCGCGTCTGCTCGTGACGAGGACGACCCGCCGCTCGTCGTGGTCGCGAACCTGTCGGCGTCCGAGCTCGTCCTGCCGGCGGGTGTCGCGGGGCGGGCAGGCGACCTCGTGCTCGGGAACCTCGGGGAGCCGGACTCGGCCGGACGGTTGCGCCCGTGGGAGGCGCGCGTGCACGAGTGCCGGTGA
- a CDS encoding ImmA/IrrE family metallo-endopeptidase, translated as MAYVHIDDANGFYDAEQRVVKVDISSTPNEKRSVVAHELGHVHHGHTCGDGRDGACLRRLPPSALD; from the coding sequence ATCGCGTACGTGCACATCGACGACGCCAACGGCTTCTATGACGCCGAGCAACGCGTCGTGAAGGTCGACATCAGCTCGACACCGAACGAGAAGCGCAGCGTCGTCGCGCACGAGCTTGGGCACGTTCACCACGGGCACACCTGCGGGGACGGGCGGGACGGCGCGTGCCTACGCCGCCTTCCTCCTAGTGCACTCGATTGA